A window from Mycobacterium botniense encodes these proteins:
- a CDS encoding Rv3235 family protein yields MTDTPSPHQTFAVAPVVDYEPAPRNIRQCQPVSPWTLRQRTDAPRRHPSRHPAATEPNAMPAPMRQAATFADAALRRILEVIDRRRPAHQLRPLLAAHLVEALLAGNPAEPAHTAAAVLRRVRLQPVGRNNALSAAEVFGTYRRGHRIHAIAGRVEHTIAGRQPRWQVVALHIG; encoded by the coding sequence TTGACCGACACGCCCAGTCCGCACCAGACATTCGCCGTGGCACCCGTCGTCGACTACGAGCCGGCGCCGCGGAATATCCGCCAATGCCAGCCTGTATCGCCCTGGACGCTGCGGCAGCGGACAGATGCGCCACGCCGGCATCCCAGCCGGCACCCGGCGGCCACCGAGCCGAACGCGATGCCCGCGCCGATGCGGCAGGCGGCAACATTCGCCGACGCCGCGCTGCGGCGAATCCTGGAAGTCATCGACCGGCGCCGGCCGGCGCATCAGCTGCGCCCCCTGCTGGCGGCCCATCTCGTCGAAGCCCTGCTCGCGGGCAACCCGGCAGAGCCCGCACACACCGCGGCCGCGGTGCTGCGCCGAGTGCGACTCCAGCCGGTCGGCCGCAACAACGCCCTCAGCGCCGCCGAGGTGTTCGGCACCTACCGCCGCGGGCATCGGATTCACGCCATCGCCGGTCGCGTCGAACACACGATCGCGGGCCGGCAACCCCGGTGGCAGGTCGTCGCTTTGCACATCGGATAA
- a CDS encoding cation:proton antiporter, whose amino-acid sequence MEISVALLLQLGAVLTALALLGAGARRFALSPIPVYLLAGLALGNGGIVPVAAAGQFITTGAPIGIVLLLLTLGLEFSATEFASSLRHHLPSAVVDVALNATPGALAGWLVGLDSVGILALAGVTYVSSSGVIARLLEDLRRLGNRETPAVLSLLVLEDFAMAGYLPFFAVVASGGRWWHAVGSMTAAVTALWIAVSASYRWGHHVGRLVTHPDSEQLLLRVLGITLMVAAVAESVHASAAVGAFLVGLTLTGDTADRARRVLGPLRDLFAAVFFLGIGLSVDPQRLVPVLPVAVALAAVTAATKLATGIFAARRDGVARRGQVRAGTILIARGEFSLIIIGLVGSSITGVAALAMSYVFVMAIAGPLVARVTGSPARAAEASLP is encoded by the coding sequence GTGGAAATTTCGGTGGCGCTGTTGTTGCAACTCGGCGCCGTCCTGACCGCGCTCGCGCTTTTGGGTGCTGGTGCACGCCGTTTCGCGCTGTCTCCGATCCCGGTGTACCTGCTGGCCGGTCTCGCCCTCGGCAACGGCGGCATCGTACCGGTGGCCGCTGCGGGCCAATTCATCACCACCGGCGCACCCATCGGCATCGTGCTGCTCTTGCTCACCTTGGGTCTGGAGTTCTCCGCGACCGAATTCGCCAGCAGCCTGCGTCACCACCTGCCGTCCGCGGTGGTCGACGTGGCCCTGAACGCCACGCCCGGCGCGCTGGCCGGTTGGCTGGTGGGACTCGACTCGGTGGGCATCCTCGCGCTGGCCGGTGTCACCTATGTCTCCTCCTCGGGTGTGATCGCGCGGCTGCTGGAGGATCTGCGCCGGCTGGGTAACCGGGAGACACCGGCCGTGTTGTCGTTGCTGGTGCTGGAGGATTTCGCGATGGCGGGCTACTTGCCGTTCTTCGCGGTGGTCGCGTCCGGTGGTCGCTGGTGGCACGCGGTGGGCAGCATGACCGCCGCCGTCACCGCCCTGTGGATTGCGGTCTCGGCGTCTTATCGCTGGGGCCACCATGTCGGGCGGCTGGTGACGCACCCGGATTCCGAGCAGCTGCTGCTGCGGGTACTGGGAATCACGTTGATGGTGGCGGCGGTGGCCGAGTCGGTGCACGCCTCGGCTGCTGTCGGCGCGTTTCTGGTCGGTCTGACGCTGACCGGCGACACGGCCGACCGGGCCCGTCGGGTGCTGGGCCCGTTGCGTGATTTGTTCGCCGCGGTTTTCTTTCTGGGAATTGGCCTGTCGGTTGATCCGCAGCGGCTGGTGCCGGTGTTGCCGGTCGCTGTCGCGCTGGCCGCTGTCACTGCGGCGACAAAGCTGGCGACCGGGATCTTCGCCGCCCGGCGTGACGGCGTGGCGCGGCGGGGGCAGGTACGTGCCGGCACCATCCTGATCGCCAGGGGCGAGTTCTCGCTGATCATCATTGGACTGGTCGGCTCATCGATCACCGGGGTCGCTGCGCTGGCGATGTCGTACGTGTTCGTGATGGCCATCGCCGGACCGCTGGTGGCTCGCGTCACCGGGAGCCCCGCCCGGGCCGCCGAGGCCAGCCTGCCCTAG
- a CDS encoding cation:proton antiporter regulatory subunit — MDVKEVRLPGIGVRYEFTTRNGDRVGIVARRSGDFEVCLYPRDDPDQARPVFYLTDDEADAVAQILGAPRIAERFTELTREVPGLDVGQVDIEPGSRFVDRPLGETCARTRTGASIVAIVRDKNVIPSPAPTEVLRAGDVLVVIGTEEGIAGVEHIIDKG, encoded by the coding sequence ATGGATGTCAAGGAGGTACGGCTGCCGGGCATCGGTGTGCGGTATGAGTTCACCACCCGCAACGGTGACCGGGTCGGCATCGTCGCCCGCCGCAGCGGCGACTTCGAGGTCTGCCTGTATCCCCGCGACGACCCCGACCAGGCTCGGCCGGTCTTTTACCTCACTGACGACGAGGCTGACGCCGTCGCCCAGATCCTGGGCGCGCCGCGGATCGCCGAACGGTTCACCGAGCTGACCCGCGAAGTTCCCGGACTCGATGTCGGCCAGGTCGACATCGAACCGGGCAGCCGGTTTGTGGACCGCCCGCTGGGCGAGACCTGCGCGCGCACCCGCACCGGCGCCTCGATCGTGGCGATTGTGCGCGACAAAAACGTGATTCCGTCGCCGGCGCCGACGGAGGTGCTGCGCGCCGGAGATGTCCTCGTGGTGATCGGCACCGAAGAGGGCATCGCCGGGGTCGAGCACATTATCGACAAGGGCTGA